The Mucilaginibacter mallensis genome has a segment encoding these proteins:
- a CDS encoding MFS transporter, which produces MNTDKIISTFRAFRSRNYSLFFAGQSISQIGTWMQRTGVSWMVYTMTHSAFMLGLTVFASQFPSFLFSLLGGIASDRYNRYKVLLITQTASMIQAVLLAVLVLINHYTVWEILALSVVLGIVNAFDVPARQPLIHEMVTDKADLPNALALNSSMVNIARLVGPALSGIILVKYGAGACFLINAISFIAVIISLLLMKLPAYIPPSITKKVGSELVEGFVYLKNTPSISVMMLMLGLISLLILPYNTLLPVFAKVIFKGDAATFGYINSFIGLGAVAGSVFLASLKPNADLKIVLLINSIIFGICLIFFSHISYFPLAMLFAALSGFGMMSQTTIFITIIQVESDKAMRGRVMSYVAMAYFGMLPIGSLLIGAISQQIGAPNAILCQGIISLIIVAAFYKFLTSGRRGRANAEQLKEAEEMEIEQV; this is translated from the coding sequence ATGAATACAGATAAGATAATAAGTACGTTCCGTGCATTCCGAAGTCGTAACTATAGCTTGTTTTTCGCCGGGCAGTCTATCTCGCAGATAGGTACCTGGATGCAGCGTACAGGTGTAAGCTGGATGGTTTATACCATGACGCATTCGGCATTTATGCTGGGCCTTACCGTATTTGCCTCGCAGTTCCCATCGTTTCTTTTCTCATTGTTAGGTGGTATCGCGTCAGACAGGTATAACCGTTATAAGGTATTGCTCATCACCCAAACAGCTTCAATGATACAGGCTGTATTACTGGCCGTATTAGTCCTGATAAATCACTATACTGTTTGGGAAATACTTGCGCTTAGCGTGGTACTTGGTATTGTTAATGCATTTGATGTACCTGCAAGGCAGCCGCTCATACACGAAATGGTGACCGATAAAGCCGACCTGCCCAATGCCTTAGCGCTCAATTCATCCATGGTAAATATAGCCAGGTTGGTGGGCCCCGCATTATCAGGCATTATACTGGTAAAATATGGCGCGGGAGCTTGTTTTCTTATCAATGCAATAAGTTTTATAGCGGTGATCATTTCTTTGCTGTTAATGAAACTGCCGGCATATATCCCGCCTTCAATAACAAAGAAAGTAGGATCTGAACTGGTTGAAGGTTTTGTTTATCTCAAAAATACTCCTTCAATAAGTGTGATGATGCTAATGTTGGGCTTAATAAGTCTGCTGATATTGCCTTATAATACGCTGTTACCTGTATTTGCCAAGGTTATTTTTAAGGGTGATGCCGCTACCTTTGGGTACATCAATAGTTTTATAGGTTTGGGCGCAGTGGCTGGCTCGGTATTCCTGGCATCGTTAAAACCTAATGCCGATCTTAAAATAGTGCTGCTCATCAATTCTATCATCTTTGGTATTTGCCTTATATTTTTCTCGCATATCAGCTATTTCCCACTGGCTATGTTATTTGCCGCTTTATCTGGTTTTGGCATGATGTCGCAAACTACAATCTTCATTACCATCATACAGGTGGAATCAGACAAAGCAATGCGGGGCAGGGTAATGAGCTATGTGGCGATGGCCTATTTTGGGATGTTGCCTATCGGTAGTTTGCTTATTGGCGCTATATCGCAGCAGATAGGGGCACCAAACGCCATACTTTGTCAGGGCATAATATCACTGATAATAGTTGCCGCGTTTTATAAATTTCTGACCAGCGGGCGTCGTGGTAGAGCTAACGCGGAACAGCTAAAGGAGGCTGAAGAGATGGAAATAGAACAAGTTTAA
- a CDS encoding ArsR/SmtB family transcription factor has translation MAQPTLDTFQVIADPSRRKMLMLLTEDSLTINSLAENFDMSRPAVSKHIKILYSAGFISIQDIGRERYCTLKQDGFNELRKWISYFDGFWISKLKNLETLLNNKLTN, from the coding sequence ATGGCTCAACCAACGCTTGATACCTTCCAGGTAATTGCCGACCCCAGCCGGAGGAAGATGCTGATGCTGCTCACTGAGGACAGCCTAACCATCAACAGCCTGGCTGAGAACTTCGACATGAGCCGACCCGCTGTATCAAAGCACATTAAAATATTGTACTCGGCGGGCTTTATTTCTATCCAGGATATTGGACGGGAACGCTATTGCACCCTTAAACAGGACGGCTTTAATGAACTGCGAAAATGGATCTCGTATTTTGATGGATTCTGGATATCGAAACTGAAAAACCTGGAAACACTGTTAAACAACAAATTGACAAACTAA
- a CDS encoding SRPBCC family protein: MTTSNFTTTLVVDQSPKEAYGAINNVRGWWSENIEGGTDKHNDEYLYHYKDIHYCKIKLIEMIPGQKVVWLVLDNYFKFTEDKSEWKGTKVIFDISQKDGKTAIKFTHEGLVPQYECYEICREAWTNYIQESLRDLITTGKGQPSSKENDSFDAQMVEKWNLA; the protein is encoded by the coding sequence ATGACAACATCAAATTTCACTACCACCCTTGTGGTAGATCAAAGCCCGAAAGAAGCATATGGCGCTATCAATAATGTTCGCGGATGGTGGTCAGAAAATATTGAGGGTGGTACAGATAAACATAATGATGAATATCTCTATCATTATAAAGATATTCATTACTGTAAAATAAAACTGATAGAGATGATCCCCGGCCAGAAAGTGGTTTGGCTGGTGCTGGACAATTATTTCAAATTTACGGAAGATAAAAGTGAATGGAAAGGCACTAAGGTCATCTTTGATATTTCGCAAAAAGATGGTAAAACAGCCATAAAATTCACGCATGAAGGTTTGGTACCTCAATATGAATGCTATGAGATCTGCCGTGAAGCATGGACCAATTATATACAGGAAAGCTTACGCGATTTGATCACTACCGGCAAAGGGCAACCAAGTTCTAAAGAGAATGATAGCTTCGATGCTCAAATGGTTGAAAAATGGAATTTGGCTTAA
- a CDS encoding SRPBCC family protein gives MKNGIWLNAIEQHERLSKKSITVNKPADEVYAALTQHIPDWWSNDYSGAAAKKGDQYKIAFDETKKTFEAIEAIPDQQVTWLCLKAYIDVPNLTKRDEWIGTKLIWTITDNGKSTTLTLHHEGLNKSFECYDVCKPAWDYFILSLQAYLTTGK, from the coding sequence TTGAAAAATGGAATTTGGCTTAATGCAATAGAACAACATGAAAGATTATCAAAAAAAAGCATTACCGTAAACAAACCAGCAGATGAAGTTTACGCTGCTCTTACCCAACATATCCCGGATTGGTGGAGCAATGATTACTCGGGAGCAGCAGCCAAAAAAGGCGATCAGTATAAGATCGCTTTTGACGAGACGAAAAAAACCTTTGAAGCAATCGAAGCGATTCCCGATCAGCAAGTAACATGGCTATGCCTAAAAGCTTATATCGACGTGCCGAACCTGACAAAAAGAGATGAATGGATAGGCACTAAATTAATATGGACGATAACAGATAACGGCAAAAGCACAACATTAACGCTGCACCACGAAGGACTGAATAAAAGTTTTGAATGCTACGATGTATGCAAACCCGCCTGGGATTATTTTATATTGAGCTTACAGGCTTACCTCACAACAGGAAAATGA
- a CDS encoding alpha-L-fucosidase, which translates to MKKSILPLLLLVTGSLFAQQHNMSKSYVPPTDSLVQQKLNKWEDLKFGLFMHWGTYSQWGVVESWSICPEDEGWTQRKGPYGADYYTYKKAYENLQTTFNPTHFEPEKWVKAAKNAGMKYVIFTTKHHDGFSMFDTKQTDYKITSPKTPFSTNPRSNVTKEIFNAFSKENFMIGAYFSKPDWHSNDYWWSYFPPKDRNVNYDPAKYPERWQKFKDYTYNQIQELMTGYGKVDILWLDGGWVRPKSTIDSGVDWQKTIPYDQDIDMPKIAAMARTKQPGLIVVDRTVAGQYENYTTPEQQVPDKPLDHPWESCITMGNSWSYVPGDHYKSAQEIITLLVKIVSRGGNLLMNIGPGPDGDWDPVAYSRLNEIGDWIKINGEGIYGTEPVAPYSEQNIFYTKLKSSNTIYAFLLSATDSVPLPASISFHLAGIKKVKKISLLGLDKSLKYTFAGDSVKVSIPTALQASNKLLHTATFKIQY; encoded by the coding sequence CGCCTACAGACTCACTGGTACAGCAAAAATTAAATAAATGGGAGGACCTGAAATTCGGCCTGTTTATGCATTGGGGTACTTACAGTCAGTGGGGTGTAGTTGAAAGCTGGAGCATATGCCCCGAAGATGAAGGCTGGACACAGCGCAAAGGCCCCTATGGTGCGGATTACTATACCTATAAAAAGGCCTACGAGAATTTGCAGACAACATTCAATCCAACGCATTTCGAACCGGAAAAGTGGGTGAAGGCCGCCAAAAATGCTGGTATGAAGTATGTGATCTTCACTACCAAACACCACGATGGCTTTAGTATGTTTGATACCAAGCAGACTGATTATAAAATAACCAGCCCAAAAACTCCGTTCTCAACAAATCCAAGGAGCAATGTAACCAAGGAAATCTTTAACGCGTTCAGCAAGGAGAATTTTATGATCGGGGCCTATTTCTCAAAACCCGACTGGCACTCTAATGATTATTGGTGGTCGTATTTTCCGCCTAAGGACAGGAACGTAAATTATGACCCAGCTAAATACCCTGAACGCTGGCAGAAATTTAAGGATTACACCTATAACCAGATCCAGGAATTAATGACCGGTTATGGCAAGGTTGATATTTTATGGTTAGATGGGGGATGGGTAAGACCTAAAAGCACGATTGATTCAGGTGTTGACTGGCAGAAAACCATTCCTTATGATCAGGATATTGACATGCCTAAAATTGCTGCTATGGCACGTACCAAACAACCTGGCTTGATCGTAGTTGACCGCACAGTTGCCGGGCAATATGAAAACTACACCACACCGGAACAGCAGGTGCCTGATAAACCTTTAGATCATCCGTGGGAAAGCTGTATTACTATGGGTAACTCATGGAGTTATGTGCCTGGCGATCATTACAAATCGGCACAGGAAATTATTACTTTATTGGTTAAGATCGTATCGCGGGGTGGTAATTTGCTGATGAATATTGGTCCGGGCCCTGACGGAGATTGGGATCCCGTAGCTTACAGCAGACTAAACGAAATAGGTGACTGGATAAAAATAAATGGCGAAGGCATATACGGAACGGAACCGGTAGCACCATACTCCGAGCAAAATATATTTTATACCAAATTAAAAAGCTCGAATACGATTTATGCTTTCTTGTTGTCGGCTACGGATAGTGTTCCTTTGCCTGCAAGTATCTCTTTTCATTTAGCAGGTATTAAGAAGGTCAAAAAGATCAGCTTGCTTGGACTTGATAAGAGCTTAAAATATACGTTTGCTGGCGATAGTGTAAAAGTATCCATACCAACAGCTTTGCAAGCCAGCAATAAATTATTGCATACGGCTACGTTTAAAATTCAATATTGA
- a CDS encoding ArsR/SmtB family transcription factor translates to MRRDIFQAIADPTRRAILSLLALQAMTPNALAQHFDSTRQAVSKHIKILTECEVVKQKQSGREIYYHANLQKIKEIDIWLDQFRKQWKDRFDQLDDILKDL, encoded by the coding sequence ATGAGAAGAGATATTTTTCAGGCCATTGCCGACCCTACCCGACGCGCCATACTTAGCTTACTGGCCTTACAAGCCATGACGCCAAATGCCCTGGCCCAGCACTTTGACAGTACACGACAGGCTGTATCAAAGCATATTAAAATACTTACCGAATGTGAAGTTGTAAAACAAAAACAAAGCGGGCGCGAAATTTATTATCATGCAAACCTTCAAAAGATAAAAGAAATAGACATATGGCTCGATCAGTTCCGCAAGCAATGGAAAGATCGTTTCGACCAGTTAGATGATATATTAAAGGATCTATAA
- a CDS encoding SRPBCC family protein, with the protein MSKSINHQLFFSHPPKAVWEYLTSPELMELWLMKNDFKPVIGHDFQFRVKPIPDLNFDGVVHCRVLEIDPHKKLSYSWKSGPGDGTYNIDSVVIWRLHPKDNGTELVLEHGNFAIMENIGLFNGMNEGWLKNMHKIANHLNTVEHGSTNA; encoded by the coding sequence ATGAGTAAAAGCATTAATCACCAACTTTTCTTCTCACATCCCCCAAAGGCGGTATGGGAATATTTGACCAGCCCTGAGCTAATGGAACTCTGGCTGATGAAAAACGATTTCAAACCAGTTATAGGCCACGATTTTCAATTTCGCGTAAAACCAATACCTGATCTTAATTTCGATGGAGTTGTCCATTGCCGTGTATTGGAGATCGATCCCCATAAAAAGCTTTCCTATTCATGGAAATCCGGGCCGGGGGATGGCACCTACAATATTGATTCAGTAGTCATATGGCGGTTACATCCCAAAGATAACGGCACTGAACTTGTGCTGGAGCATGGCAATTTTGCAATTATGGAAAACATTGGATTGTTTAACGGTATGAATGAGGGCTGGCTCAAGAATATGCACAAGATCGCTAATCATTTAAACACTGTGGAACATGGCTCAACCAACGCTTGA
- a CDS encoding TetR/AcrR family transcriptional regulator, translating to MSVIEQTKEELMEEQILQAAKQLFQAHGFRKVTMDDVAKAIGKGRSSLYYYYKSKEEVLEAVMDVEIRDLLNAIAKGVESATTTEEKIHAFCATKLNVIRDRRSFFSTINTGMDADEMSNYNKAAQGIHRRIMKQEGALLHQILNNGIEKGEVRAMNEKEQESFIYVLLSTVHGLKREMAIESDYSGIESAVNAFTQMVMHGLKK from the coding sequence ATGTCAGTCATAGAGCAAACCAAAGAAGAACTTATGGAGGAGCAGATTCTGCAGGCAGCTAAACAGCTGTTCCAGGCTCATGGCTTTCGTAAGGTAACTATGGATGACGTGGCTAAAGCCATCGGCAAGGGGCGCAGCTCGCTTTATTATTACTATAAAAGTAAGGAGGAAGTGCTTGAGGCAGTGATGGATGTGGAGATAAGAGATTTACTAAATGCTATTGCCAAAGGGGTAGAGAGCGCAACCACAACCGAAGAGAAGATCCATGCCTTTTGTGCAACCAAGCTAAATGTAATACGCGATAGAAGAAGTTTTTTTAGCACCATAAATACCGGTATGGATGCTGATGAAATGTCGAATTATAACAAAGCAGCACAAGGTATTCACAGGCGGATCATGAAACAGGAAGGCGCTTTGCTTCATCAGATCTTAAATAATGGTATTGAAAAAGGCGAGGTGCGTGCAATGAATGAAAAGGAGCAGGAATCATTTATTTATGTTCTACTGAGTACCGTACATGGTTTAAAACGTGAAATGGCTATTGAAAGTGATTATAGCGGGATAGAATCCGCCGTAAACGCGTTTACACAAATGGTTATGCACGGACTAAAAAAATAA
- a CDS encoding SRPBCC family protein: MNNTVISKDLANKKLNVTRTFKAPLEKVWKAWTERDLLDKWWAPKPWKAVTKTMDFREGGLWHYYMLGQNGEQFWSRVDIKTVDAQNSFSATCVFCDEHGNPTDGTPPMHWFNRFKADGENTIVDVTLSFNTEEGMQKIIEMGFEGGFSMGLDNLEELLAAK; this comes from the coding sequence ATGAACAACACAGTAATTTCAAAAGATCTGGCTAACAAAAAGCTAAACGTTACCCGCACCTTCAAGGCGCCACTTGAAAAAGTTTGGAAAGCATGGACCGAAAGGGATCTATTAGATAAGTGGTGGGCACCCAAACCCTGGAAAGCAGTAACTAAAACAATGGATTTTAGAGAAGGTGGTTTATGGCATTATTATATGCTCGGGCAAAACGGTGAACAGTTTTGGTCGCGGGTAGATATTAAAACAGTTGACGCTCAAAATAGCTTTAGCGCAACCTGCGTTTTCTGCGATGAGCATGGAAATCCCACCGATGGTACGCCACCGATGCATTGGTTTAACCGGTTTAAAGCAGATGGAGAAAACACCATAGTTGATGTTACGCTCTCCTTTAATACCGAAGAAGGCATGCAAAAGATTATTGAAATGGGCTTTGAAGGCGGCTTTAGCATGGGCCTTGACAACCTGGAAGAATTATTAGCAGCTAAATAA